One region of Diachasmimorpha longicaudata isolate KC_UGA_2023 unplaced genomic scaffold, iyDiaLong2 ctg00000102.1, whole genome shotgun sequence genomic DNA includes:
- the LOC135171777 gene encoding uncharacterized protein LOC135171777 translates to MNTHHAPSLLSVKWSCTLNEASPPSLLLDIVDLEKFLQLTKDSPTVGLISDIYIADKVSIIGSPELNIQGNAYIRAINQSDQDLTLPTPVIKMGQCSWLTCRGETDAQRELIRENNFQEEPNSHIQKLDYLSHKPNWFASPPLDTIPINVVSSDKLTAERAKSIQNLLYLDHLTETENTVITELISQHQDLFVLNGEALGATNAIFHQINTIDDVPVFKRQYRFPPIHKDEIIKQCTELEARGIIKPSDSPYSSPIWIVPKKEDSLGNKRWRMVIDYRSLNEKTIGDAYPLPNINEILDQLGNAQYFSSFDLASGFHQIPIHPNDTHKTAFSTPYQHYEFTRMPFGLKNAPPTFQRMMDKVLIGLQGKELFVYMDDIVIYSQTLEEHVRKFQNLSERLRKAGLQLEPDKCHFLKKEINYLGHIISSDGVRPEPKKLTAVQNFPRPTNQKNIRQFLGLTGYYRRFIPNYAKIAKPLTSLLMKDKKFQWGDEENKAFSNLRNALCKSPILQYPDFTKEFVITTDACGYGIAGILSQGEIGKDLPIAYISRVLGKSERNYSTIEKEMLAIIYAVNYFRPYVYGRKFTLVTDHRPLTWINSVSSPNSRIVRWRLSMQDFDYRIVYKPGLVNANADALSRNIPFNNETECDNDDTLLDIKRIFTIDSDTSSSDSIFTAPAKRKKKEVTKALTKRSRVGSDDIDIAVDNSTKSEDSENVGRNKRSNIADEDITQQTGSSSATEILAEHPASEPLISPEGNDSDNEHNHSELSSNGGLAESERSSESYPASVANNQDIDPSHYLPPAACDEIDETFFDDGSLGLADFTEIMSDMFIFPEDAQDNNSTDILRTDPISNQENEAVVVDVPDSDDSSDSSEEIFPTARVPFENQRQRENKERLPPNSRIISDQVIECRDNLAMRQDNYLIFTSIRGEACDNGALEILHTIDCPINDLTLLRVKVIPYKKKLTLILPLRNNRNNIVVEEDIREGLQSVHNAIIDLNIKSISIAKTDQFDDVPWNIIEQILVDTFAPIDVKITICTQEVIIPNEHDRSEITTSSPKKITLHSLSPATHATLHVLPSSNQGLVSTTPVMKIPHISTSTSNPAINHQNTPGPLSTHNITDVSIPTGASHENHCSSHQPSTSSTMRNHLIVMPDPTHSDETYVLHPLDDEPARYVINVFPNDPRYRVYTGLDINNKRPSQTPLIFYAASMDTTTPNKSTYHIDEHDPRHDRYCPTTVPETPTQIPVIPPPRPVTPYIPKYINPNPSTLPNPYIILERLESLQPTYKPTPIPTLEGRRKQYATANEDEFLEMKEKLEEKKQRLADVFKIIITDASSRFGFFNHSKGLNLHHPLTTALKPHIKNWLYHSTGNGQDHLLKIAGGAKPVSHLKFIEADVKRFLGKLNIQILQNSISEDIHVIILENTNPEIIEMAFGESGMDRHTNERPRMIRIWRHPNKEILEARKRKHRILIIARQLQKKVEKMHKLLDVFKQYCEAKIDEIENTDSHEELEEISADEIDTDNDSR, encoded by the exons TTCAATTAACCAAAGATTCACCCACGGTTGGCCTTATCTCGGATATTTACATTGCAGACAAGGTTTCCATAATTGGAAGTCcagaattgaatattcaaggaAACGCATACATCAGAGCTAtcaatcaaagtgatcaagatTTGACCTTGCCTACGCCTGTGATTAAGATGGGCCAGTGTAGTTGGTTAACATGTAGAGGAGAGACTGATGCACAGCGCGAACTGATCCgcgaaaacaattttcaagaaGAGCCTAATTCTCATATTCAAAAACTCGACTATCTAAGTCACAAGCCAAATTGGTTCGCAAGTCCACCTCTCGATACTATTCCCATTAATGTAGTCTCAAGCGATAAACTCACTGCTGAACGTGCAAAATCTATACAAAACCTCCTCTATCTCGATCATTTGACTGAAACAGAAAATACTGTAATTACTGAACTCATTAGCCAACACCAAGACCTTTTTGTTCTTAATGGCGAAGCTTTAGGTGCTACAAAtgctatttttcatcaaattaatacAATAGATGACGTACCTGTATTCAAACGACAATATAGATTCCCTCCTATTCACAAAGACGAAATTATAAAACAATGTACAGAATTAGAGGCAAGAGGTATAATTAAACCATCCGATTCGCCCTATAGTTCTCCCATTTGGATAGTTCCGAAAAAGGAAGATTCCTTAGGAAATAAAAGATGGAGAATGGTAATTGACTACCGATCTCTCAATGAAAAAACCATCGGGGACGCCTACCCTCTCCCAaacattaatgaaatattagaCCAGTTGGGAAATGCCCAATATTTCTCAAGCTTTGACCTTGCTAGTGGATTCCATCAAATCCCTATTCATCCTAATGACACACATAAAACCGCATTCTCTACACCCTATCAGCACTATGAGTTTACGCGCATGCCCTTCGGTCTCAAAAACGCACCCCCAACATTCCAAAGAATGATGGATAAAGTCCTAATTGGATTACAGGGTAAAGAATTATTCGTCTACatggatgatatagtgatcTATTCTCAGACTCTTGAAGAGCATGTTCGAAAGTTTCAAAATTTAAGTGAGCGCTTACGAAAGGCTGGTTTGCAACTCGAACCGGATAAATGTCACTTTTTAAAGAAAGAGATCAATTATCTGGGACACATTATATCATCTGATGGAGTACGTCCggaaccaaaaaaattaacagctgtccaaaattttccaagaccaaccaatcagaaaaatatcagACAATTTCTTGGCCTAACCGGGTATTACCGTCGATTCATCCCAAATTATGCAAAAATCGCCAAACCTTTAACCTCTCTCCTAATGAAAGACAAGAAATTTCAATGGGGCGACGAGGAAAACAAAGCCTTTAGTAATTTACGGAACGCGCTGTGCAAATCTCCCATACTGCAATATCCAGATTTCACCAAGGAGTTTGTAATCACGACAGATGCTTGCGGATACGGCATTGCCGGAATTCTCAGTCAAGGAGAGATTGGTAAAGATCTTCCAATTGCCTATATCTCAAGAGTATTAGGAAAATCAGAAAGAAATTACTCAACTATAGAAAAGGAAATGCTTGCTATCATTTATGCGGTAAACTACTTTCGACCTTATGTCTACGGTCGGAAATTTACATTAGTTACAGACCACAGGCCTTTGACGTGGATTAATTCGGTGTCGTCGCCAAATTCTAGAATTGTTAGGTGGAGACTAAGTATGCAGGATTTTGATTACCGAATAGTATATAAACCAGGGTTAGTGAACGCAAATGCTGATGCTTTATCTAGAAATATTCCATTTAATAACGAAACAGAATGCGACAACGATGATACTTTGTTAGatataaaaagaattttcacgATTGATTCTGACACCTCTTCTAGTGATTCAATATTTACGGCCccagcaaaacgaaaaaagaaaGAGGTAACAAAAGCACTGACGAAAAGATCTCGTGTGGGAAGCGATGATATTGATATAGCAGTAGATAACAGCACGAAATCAGAGGACAGTGAGAATGTAGGTAGAAATAAAAGAAGTAATATAGCTGACGAAGATATCACGCAACAGACAGGCTCAAGTAGCGCGACGGAAATCTTAGCCGAACATCCGGCATCTGAACCCCTGATATCACCTGAAGGAAATGACTCAGATAACGAACATAATCACAGTGAGCTATCCAGTAACGGTGGATTAGCGGAGAGCGAACGCAGCTCTGAGTCATATCCTGCAAGCGTTGCAAATAATCAAGACATCGACCCATCCCACTATTTACCCCCAGCCGCTTGTGATGAAAtagatgaaacattttttgatgACGGGTCTCTAGGGTTAGCAGACTTTACTGAAATTATGTCCGACATGTTCATATTCCCAGAGGATGCACAAGATAACAACTCGACTGATATACTCAGAACAGACCCTATTAGCAATCAAGAGAATGAAGCAGTTGTGGTCGATGTACCTGACTCAGATGATTCAAGCGATTCGAGCGAAGAAATATTCCCAACAGCTCGCGTTCCATTCGAGAATCAACGACAaagggaaaataaagaaagacTACCACCAAATTCGCGAATAATTTCGGATCAGGTAATTGAATGTCGTGACAATTTAGCCATGCGACAAGACAATTATCTTATCTTTACTTCTATTAGGGGTGAAGCTTGCGATAATGGAGCTCTGGAAATACTGCATACAATCGATTGTCCGATCAATGATCTCACTTTACTCCGTGTAAAAGTTATACCTTATAAGAAAAAACTTACCCTCATCCTACCCCTGCGTAATAATAGGAACAACATAGTGGTCGAAGAAGACATTCGCGAAGGGTTACAATCTGTTCACAACGCAATAATTGATCTCAATATCAAATCAATTAGCATAGCTAAGACTGATCAATTCGACGACGTCCCATGGAATATAATAGAACAAATCCTAGTAGATACATTTGCACCAATTGatgtaaaaattacaatttgcaCGCAAGAAGTCATAATCCCCAATGAGCATGACCGATCCGAGATCACAACATCCTCACCTAAAAAAATCACGCTCCATTCACTGTCACCTGCAACTCACGCTACGCTACACGTACTACCGTCATCTAATCAAGGATTAGTCAGCACCACCCCAGTTATGAAAATCCCGCACATCTCTACTAGCACGTCAAACCCTGCTATCAATCATCAAAATACACCTGGCCCATTATCTACACACAATATCACCGATGTATCCATTCCAACAGGCGCTTCACACGAAAACCATTGCAGTTCACACCAACCAAGCACCTCATCAACTATGAGGAATCACCTAATCGTGATGCCTGATCCAACTCACTCCGACGAAACGTATGTCTTACATCCTCTTGACGATGAACCTGCTAGATATGTTATCAATGTCTTCCCCAACGACCCAAGGTATAGGGTGTATACAGGCCTTGACATAAACAATAAAAGACCCTCACAAACACCTCTCATCTTCTACGCCGCATCAATGGACACAACAACACCCAACAAGTCGACCTATCACATTGATGAACATGACCCTCGACATGATCGTTACTGTCCTACAACTGTGCCTGAAACCCCAACGCAAATACCAGTAATACCACCACCACGACCTGTCACTCCATATATCCCCAAATATATTAATCCCAACCCATCAACCCTTCCGAACCCGTACATCATTCTTGAAAGACTAGAGTCACTTCAACCTACCTATAAGCCTACTCCTATACCTACGCTTGAAGGACGAAGAAAACAATATGCTACTGCAAATGAGGACGAATTCTTAGagatgaaggaaaaattagaagaaaaaaagcaAAGGTTGGCGGATGTGTTTAAAATTA TAATCACAGACGCATCTTCACGCTTTGGTTTCTTTAATCACTCAAAAGGCTTAAATCTTCACCACCCATTGACAACAGCTCTCAAACCTCACATTAAAAATTGGCTTTATCATTCAACAGGAAATGGACAGGACC ATCTACTGAAAATCGCCGGAGGGGCTAAACCCGTGAGCCACCTGAAATTTATAGAAGCAGATGTGAAACGATttcttggaaaattgaatatccAGATACTGCAAAACTCAATCAGCGAAGATATACACGTAATAATACTAGAAAACACCAACCCAGAAATCATCGAAATGGCGTTTGGAG AATCAGGAATGGACAGACACACGAATGAGCGCCCTCGTATGATTAGGATATGGAGACACCCCAATAAAGAAATCTTAGAGGCGAGGAAAAGGAAACaccgaatattaattatcgcgAGACAATTGCAAAAgaaagtagaaaaaatgcataaattattagatgtatttaaacaatattgcGAAGCGAAAATCGACGAAATAGAAAATACCGATAGTCACGAAGAATTGGAGGAGATTTCGGCGGACGAAATAGATACAGATAATGATAGCAGATAA